The DNA region cgagacaactgaaggttcatgagaggaactatccgacacacgatttagagttggcaaCAGTGGTATTTGTtttgaagttatggaggcattacttgtacgggtcaagatttgaggttttcagtgaccataaaagtttaaagtatttgtttgatcagaaagagctgaatatgagacagaggagatggttagagtttctgaaggattatgactttggtttgaattaccatccgggtaaagcaaacgtagtggctgatgcattgagtcggaaatcattgcatatgtctatgttaatggttaaggaattggatttaattgagcagtttagagacttgagtttggtgtgtgagagtactcacaatagtgttaagttggggatgttgaagttaacgagtggtattctggatgagattagagagggtcagaaatccgatgtgcttttggttgataagttgactctagtgaatcaaggtcaaggtggtgaattcagagttgatgagaatggtgttttgaaatttggtaatcgggtgtgtattccggatgttaccgaacttaagaagagtattcttgaggaaggacatcgtagtggcctgagtattcatcctggggctacgaagatgtatcatgatttgaaaaagttattttggtggccgggaatgaaaagagaaattgcgagttttgtttattcttgtttgacttgtcagaagtcaaagattgagcatcagaagccgtctgggctaatgcaaccgttggctattccagagtggaagtgggatagtatcagtatggattttgtttctggtttaccgaggacaattaagaactttgaagctatttgggtgattgttgacagattgacaaaatcgactcatttcattccgatcagaatggattattcgttagagacactacaacaaacaagaccttagacagcgctttttttagccttagacagcgctttaaagcgctgtctaaacctccgctgctaaaggtttagacagcgcttttttaaattttaaaagcgctgtctaagccctccccccttagacagcgctttggccaaaagcgctttataagaccctcttattttaaattttttaggtataccttagacagcgcttttttcaaaagcgctgtctaagccccacccccttagacagcgctttggccaaaagcgctttctaagaccctcatattttaatttttttaggtataccttagacagcgcttttcaaaaagcgctgtctaagcccccccttagacagcgcttttgcctaaagcgctttctaatcccccccttagacagcgctttttacaaaagcgctgtctaaggtatacgaaaattttatcttagttatttttactattttatgttacattattttgaaaataagcacacaaaaaaactaataaatattatatttgaCGTCAATTTTTTAAGATAAATAATCGTTCATACATTTTAAAAATATTCAGAAACATCGATAAGGATTATATTAAAAATTCTCCGTTAGATAATATTCAAAATGAACGAGAAGAGTATAAATATACATAGTAATCATGTACAAAAATTTGAAAGTGAAGAGAATCCATCAAAATTGGCGCCTAATCTACCGTCTTTGGAAGTTGAAGAGTTTGATTGAGACAGCAAAAATACATGCAAAGAGCACTCCTGTCCCAACAACAACAGCTGCACAAACACCTATGAAATCATGCTTGATACCAAAGTAACTTGTTATGAATTCTTGAACTGTTTCATTTTCTGATTCCATCATGATGTTTATATCTCCAAATTGTGATGCTATCAATCCATATATAGTCCAAGCCACAGGACATGCCCAATAGTACCATCTCCACCACACCGGAATCATCTGTCATCGTCGTAAAAACTTAGAACATTGTATGTACATCAAATAAATACATTTAAGGTTGGTCATCCGTGTTACACTTACCGGTCGTGGAACGACGAATCCTGAAAAGAGATTCCAAATCGCATAGAATGCAGAAGCCACGATTGACGCGACATGGTGATTTGGAGTTATTGCTACTGCCATCATTCCATAGAAGGTGAAGTAGCACAATGTAAAGTACATGAAAAATATGTACCAAAAGAATTTCTCTAGAGTCCAATCAAATCCAATCATCGCATAAACTATCACACCATATGATATAGCTTGGATAAAAACATAAGGTAGTTCTATTATAACCTGTCACAAAAGAAAGTGAATTCTATGAAACATCATGGTGAAATAGGGTCACTAGTTCTTTTGTCTAGTTTGAAGCGTGACTAGCTTACACAGGGCTTCCAAAAACTTACGACGGCTCAGGTTGAGATTTTTTTACCTGTGCAAATGCATAGGGCAAGGCAGAATACATTCCAGCAGCTCTTTCTCTATAGAAGACAGATCTTTCAACGGCTACCACGGGTTGTACAGCCGATGAATTCTGGACCCCAAGGAAGAGAACAGCAGTATACATCGAACCGAACGCATTAAACAGATCTTGTCTATTTGAGCTGAAAATCAACAAAAGAGGTTAGAATTTGTTCAACTTGGAAAGAAAAACAGATTAATAATTGAAGTTTCACTTACTATTTCCTGCCAAGATCCCAGAATATTGTTCCAAACATCAAGCCTATGAAAGTAGTGAAGAAGAACCTCACAGCAGTATATGGCGGATTGCGCCAATACGACCAATGTTGTTTCCATAAGCAAGCCAAGCATTGGACCGAAAATGACTGTGAGTATTGGGTGGAGAAATGAAGATCCTTTGAACCATAAGCAGGTTTTCCTAATTCTTCTATAAGTTGCTTGTTTCTCCTAAACAACTCAGAGTTTTTGTATgtatcattaaaatcaacaccTAAAGTAAGTTCTTGCGCCGAACTCGTAACTTCCAACATCCATGTTGCTGGATTATAGCCATCTTTGATTTTACTAACCCCTTTAATGCTCTCAAAATACTTGATCAGTTGACTCGAATGACGACCCAACGGCCCAACGTATACTTCTTGTCCTCCGCGCTTCATCAGGAATAACTAAAAGAAATCATATATGTATGATAAGATATGTCATTTCAATTTTCAAGTCCAGAAGATGAAGAATCAGAAAACACTTGTTTTTTTTATCGAAATCATTTCTTACCTCGTCAAAAGCTTCGAATATGTCGATACTTGGTTGATGAATGGTGCAAACAACTGTTCTTCCTGTGTCAACTGTGTTTCTAACGGTTCGCATAACAATTGCAGCAGCTCTAGCATCTAAACCAGATGTAGGCTCATCCATGAAAATTATGGAAGGGTTGGCAACTAACTCAACTGCTATAGTTAGCCTCTTACGTTGTTCGGTTGAAAGACCGTTCACGCCAGGCAAACCAACCAA from Lathyrus oleraceus cultivar Zhongwan6 chromosome 1, CAAS_Psat_ZW6_1.0, whole genome shotgun sequence includes:
- the LOC127120590 gene encoding pleiotropic drug resistance protein 1, whose translation is MFIEEVMELVELNPLRNSLVGLPGVNGLSTEQRKRLTIAVELVANPSIIFMDEPTSGLDARAAAIVMRTVRNTVDTGRTVVCTIHQPSIDIFEAFDELFLMKRGGQEVYVGPLGRHSSQLIKYFESIKGVSKIKDGYNPATWMLEVTSSAQELTLGVDFNDTYKNSELFRRNKQLIEELGKPAYGSKDLHFSTQYSQSFSVQCLACLWKQHWSYWRNPPYTAVRFFFTTFIGLMFGTIFWDLGRKYSNRQDLFNAFGSMYTAVLFLGVQNSSAVQPVVAVERSVFYRERAAGMYSALPYAFAQVIIELPYVFIQAISYGVIVYAMIGFDWTLEKFFWYIFFMYFTLCYFTFYGMMAVAITPNHHVASIVASAFYAIWNLFSGFVVPRPMIPVWWRWYYWACPVAWTIYGLIASQFGDINIMMESENETVQEFITSYFGIKHDFIGVCAAVVVGTGVLFACIFAVSIKLFNFQRR